The following proteins are co-located in the Fusobacterium perfoetens genome:
- a CDS encoding YkvA family protein, translating to MKKFKEDPNDIIEGEFLEEDIQNEKFNTDEYRAFFKEDSFWNKIKDYAVKIGLKGIYFALILYYVLQKENIPLKDKTLIIGALGYLIAPVDFIPDLIPGMGFVDDIGALTVVIKKMSEHIDDKVKIQAKEKLQTWFKNIDDIEKFL from the coding sequence ATGAAAAAATTCAAAGAAGACCCAAATGATATTATTGAGGGGGAATTTTTAGAAGAAGATATACAAAATGAAAAATTTAATACAGATGAATATAGAGCTTTTTTCAAAGAGGATTCTTTTTGGAATAAGATAAAAGATTATGCTGTAAAAATTGGTTTAAAGGGAATTTATTTTGCTTTGATTTTATATTATGTACTTCAAAAAGAAAATATTCCTCTAAAAGATAAAACTTTAATAATCGGTGCTTTAGGTTATCTTATTGCTCCAGTTGATTTTATTCCAGACCTTATCCCTGGAATGGGATTTGTAGATGACATTGGAGCTTTAACTGTGGTTATTAAAAAAATGTCAGAACATATAGATGATAAAGTTAAAATCCAAGCAAAAGAAAAGTTACAAACTTGGTTTAAAAATATAGATGATATTGAAAAATTTTTATAA